Part of the Carassius carassius chromosome 20, fCarCar2.1, whole genome shotgun sequence genome, GGGGCAGTGCAATCAGGTATGGGACTGATATTACAGGGTTATAACTCGGATTCAGAGGAGGATGGGAAGATCCAGCAAACTGTGCAAAATGGTGAGCAACAGAGACAAGGTTTTGATGCTCGGGGACATGCTGGAAGATCTCGACAGGATTACATAGATGATGAAAAAATTGATCCCTGGCTGGAAGACAGAAGCATGTCTGATGAGATGGCAGTCAGGGCACATAAATCAGAAAAAAGAGTTAGTAAGACTGGGTTAGAAGTTAACACCAGTGAGAAACCTAGCGGTCCCATCCAAGTGAGGGAGCGGAGGCGATCCCGGAGCATTGAGAGATCCAAAGATGGAGGTCAGAGGTCTAAATCTCCTGTGAAATCCAAGGACTTGCCATCAAGCAACAAAAAATCAACTACACGGACTGAAGAGCAAATTGAAGACCACAGATCCTCAGAAAGAAGGAGCAGGTCTAGAtctaaagaaagaaacacaaacTTGCCAGAAGCtgccagagagagagacaagaaatCAGTGAAAGCACTCTCCAAAGAAGTCTCATCTGGAAAAGAGAATCAATCTCCTAGCAGAAAACATCCTCCAGAACAACACAGCCTGGCTGTGCGGCCCAGGAGCCACCGCTCACCTGAACACGTCCCTGTTGTCCAGAGTTCAGACAGGGCATCCAAACTGGACAGATCTTCATGTCACAACAGGTCCCCTCCAAGGAGAGGCCGATCTCGGTCTGTTGAGAGGAGACGAAGAGAAGAAGAACGGCATAGACTCTCCAACGACAGGTTCTAGCTCTGTTTGTTTaaatcatagatagatagatataacatGTTCTTATGAACATTTCTTGTTGTTACCGattattgaattaattaaattaaatttattttaaactcacTTTCATATTGTTTTCTTATACTCACAGGGTGCGATCTCGTGATGTGGCTGGGGGTCGTAGCGAGGAGAGTCCCTCTCTGAACTCCAGACGAAGGTTAAACCACTCGCCTGTCAGACGAAGGTCCCGTTCTCCCAGGAGACGAACCGGCAGGTCTCCTCTCAGATACAGGTGACTGTGGTGTGCAGTAGCATTCAAAACTGTGCAATAACTCCCCATTTAGAATAAGCTTCAATGAGCTAAAAGtaaatgcacaaataataattcataactATTATCATATAACCGATTTTACACATCCTCTGTAAAAATAAAGGTAAACAGATTTGGTTGCTGTCCTTAAGTGAAGGGCTTTAATGGAATTTTAATGACAAGGGGCATCACATTTACATCTGAATGCTAATTTACTTAGTATAACATCTCTCAGTAGAAATATATTGTGTAGATCTAGGGATCGTGACTGGACTGAGCGCAGACAGCAGGTACACTCGGGATCACAGGAGAGGTGGAAGAGAAGGAGCAGGGATAGAGAGGACATGTTTAAGGGCAGTCTGTCTGAAGGAATGAAGCCTGAGCAGGAGGATTCGGATGATGAAGTGTGAGtattaatgaaaattatgttttgcttttatgttgCTGATCATATTTGGACTTAATTATGAATACTGACCTGTGTCTAGGCTGGAGGATTTTGACGTTGATGAAGAGGACGAGGAGGCTTTGATTGAACAGAGGAGACTTCAGCGCTTGGCTATCGTGCAGGTTAGAATATTTAAATCTCTTGTATGTACCACagtttcaacaacaaaaaaagtattaagcagcacaactgttttgttACATGTTACCAACCCCCAGACTTTTGACCGGTAGAGTATGTTATGTGATTGTATTTGTATTGTGTCTTGTACAGAAGTATAAGCCAGTAAATGAGGACAGTAACATGTCAGGACTCTCAGAGCATGGTAGTCCTCAGAGTAGCACTCACAGCCGATCTCCATCTCCCGATGACATCCTTGAGCGCGTGGCTGCTGACGTCAAAGCCTACGAGCAAGAGAACCTTGACACATTTGAGGATAATGTGAAAGCCAAGCATAGTCTTGTCTCTCAAGAAAAAGATGGTATGTCATTTGCAAATTGTCTTTCAATTAAAAGTGCACTTTCCACTttaaaagttgttcaaattagGTTTGACAATCTTGTTTAAAATGATGTATACATATATGAGAAAAACAGATTaacttattatatttatattgtacaaaAGGTGGTCCCCGCTCATGTTGAGACCGCTTGACCAGTGAGTGCTCACGGCTATTCATCAATTCATATGGAGTGATCaaaattgcaaaatgtttttgctgcccaataaaaaatttaacatttttcataacagTGCTACATCCATGCCAACAGGTGTCagtataaagtctaaaatgactCTCATATCAGTTGTTTAGGAAGACAAAAAGGAGAGTCATTGAAATTTGAGTCATGAAACGTTTACTCTGATGTAATGCAGGGTGGTCTAATACATTATGAGCAAGTCTACGTTCCTTTCATTGCATCATTGTTCTTTTTCTTTAGGTGCTAATCTGAAAAAGCCAGCAGCGGCAGATATGTTCACAGAGTCAGATGACATGTTCGCTGCTTACTTTGATGTGAGTAGCCAAGTTCCTGCTCTCCATTGCATAGGTCAATGGCTTTGCAAGCCCCAGAATTTGATTGAATTTGTCCATGTAAGGGGATCTCTACAGGTAGAGTTGCATAGTCCTGTGCAAGCTGTTGTTTCTGTACTGGAAACTTTGTTCAAAGCTTTTTTTCCCAAGTGGGTAATCTGACTCTGGTGCTCACTGGATCTCGAGGCCCCTCAGACTTTGAAATGGTCTCTTATGGTATCAGTCACTCGTTCATGAATGAACATTTTAATCAACTCTCTGAATGCAATCATGTTGACATTGACAAATCCACATCTAATCTCTCTCTATAGAGTGCCAGGTTACGGGCCGCAGGCATTGGCAAGGACTTCAAGGAGAACCCAAGTCTCAGAGATAACTGGACAGATGCAGAAGGCTATTACCGtaagtcagttgtgttgaagcaaaTGCTGTATTGAAATCTATAGTATCCAAAACGTGTTTATACGATTGAAAATATCTTAGGTTTCATGTTAAAGAGGACATCGAAAAGGTGATTGATCTTTTAATGTATTCAGGTGTGAACATTGGCGAGGTGTTGGACAAACGGTACGGAGTGTACGGCTACACTGGACAGGGTGTCTTCAGTAATGTGATCCGAGCCAGAGACTTGGCCCGAGCCAATCAGGAAGTGGCAGTGAAAATAATCCGCAACAATGAG contains:
- the prpf4ba gene encoding serine/threonine-protein kinase PRP4 homolog, which encodes MANMDVLAKTIAKDYVDDVESSDSVAENEYGPGEDGARKADNMDIARVEKHKRRKHKHRSKHRKHKHPSPDERDHKHKYKHKHKRKHRDSLKNDRHCSAGCEGTVISPKRSRLDDLAALEDLEKQRAMIQAELDNELMEGAVQSGMGLILQGYNSDSEEDGKIQQTVQNGEQQRQGFDARGHAGRSRQDYIDDEKIDPWLEDRSMSDEMAVRAHKSEKRVSKTGLEVNTSEKPSGPIQVRERRRSRSIERSKDGGQRSKSPVKSKDLPSSNKKSTTRTEEQIEDHRSSERRSRSRSKERNTNLPEAARERDKKSVKALSKEVSSGKENQSPSRKHPPEQHSLAVRPRSHRSPEHVPVVQSSDRASKLDRSSCHNRSPPRRGRSRSVERRRREEERHRLSNDRVRSRDVAGGRSEESPSLNSRRRLNHSPVRRRSRSPRRRTGRSPLRYRSRDRDWTERRQQVHSGSQERWKRRSRDREDMFKGSLSEGMKPEQEDSDDEVLEDFDVDEEDEEALIEQRRLQRLAIVQKYKPVNEDSNMSGLSEHGSPQSSTHSRSPSPDDILERVAADVKAYEQENLDTFEDNVKAKHSLVSQEKDGANLKKPAAADMFTESDDMFAAYFDSARLRAAGIGKDFKENPSLRDNWTDAEGYYRVNIGEVLDKRYGVYGYTGQGVFSNVIRARDLARANQEVAVKIIRNNEMMQKTGLKELEFLKKLNDADADDKFHCLRLFRHFYHKQHLCLVFEPLSMNLREVLRKYGKDVGLHIKAVRSYSQQLFLALKLLKRCNILHADIKPDNILVNESKTILKLCDFGSASHVADNDITPYLVSRFYRAPEIIIGKSYDYGIDMWSVGCTLYELYTGKILFPGKTNNHMLKLAMDLKGKLPNKMIRKGLFKDQHFDQNLNFLYTEFDKVTEREKVTVMSTINPTKDLSMDMVGRQALPEDQRKKVVQLKDLLDQILMLDPAKRITINQALQHPFIQERI